The window TTGTGTCGCTTAAACAGAGGGCATTGGGGTTCGAGCGCGCGTAGGTGGAGCTTCCAGCTCCACCCATGACCGGAAGCGGGGAACTGGAAGTTCCCCGTACAATTCACCCAACGATCAGGGCCACGTCGGCCACTTTTGTGTCGCTTAAACAGAGGGGATTGGGGTTCGAGCGCGCGTAGGTGGAGCTTCCAGCTCCACCCATGACCGGAAGCGTGCAACTGGAAGTTCCCCGTACAATTCACTCAACGATCAGCGCCACGTCCGCCACCTCGGTGATGAACGAGTGCCCCGACCCGACCAGCGTGACGCTCTCGATGAAACGCGGCGGCAGCGCCCCCTGGGTTGCCAGTTCCTGGATCAAATCGACATCGTAGAAGTAGAGTTGGCCCAACGGCACGCGCTCGTGTGGTCGCTGGATGACGGCGCAGGAGATACACGCGGCCGGCGTCAGGTTATCATCCACGGTCCCGTTGGCGAAAAAGCCGTGTTGCCAGACGCGACTGACGCCGCTATCGTCGATGTAGTTGACGATGATGAACAGCGGGCACTCGCTGCCCTGGACGCCACAGACCCCCAGGCTTTGCTCGACGACCCGCAGCGTGGCCGACAGGCGCAAGCTCTCGTAATCCGACACGTCCTGATTGACCGATTGCGTCAGGCGCACGTCGGCGTGGCCGATGCCGGCCCGCTCGAAACGTAGCAAGGGATCGCCGTCGTTGGGCTGCACGGTCGTTTCCCCCTTGGGCTGGTCGGGCAACTCCACCTGCCAGGCGAACAAGGCCCAGTTGTCCAGCCCGTCGCCAAAATCGCCGTTCTGAATGAGGCCGCGGGCCGGATTGAGCGGGCCTTGCGGCGGGGCGTCCGCGGCGATCTCCGCCCGCTGCCCCGGCCCCAGCGCCAATGTCTGCCCCAGGGCGGTGACGTTGGCCGCGCCGTCGGTCTGGACGGTGACCTGGGTGGTGTCGTTGCTGACCTCCAGCATGTACCGGCCCCACTCCTTGATAGAGACGACCCCGCCTTGGGGCGTCGTGACGATTAGCTCCAGCGCGCGATCCGTAAACGGCGGGATGTCGAGACGCACGCGCCCGGCCTGTAAATCGATGTTCAGCCGGTGGGGGGAATTGCTGAGGGCGAAGCGCGGCGTCGTGGCCTGGGCCAACTGGACAATCGAATTACTGGAGATTTGCATCAGGGTCAGCGGCTCGGGCTGGTCGGGCGGCGTAACGGTCAGGAGCGCCGAGGCGGTGGTGTCGGTGCGAATCGAGTTGCGCGGCCCGACACTCTGGGGCAATTCGCCAGCCAGCACGGCGCGGCGTGGGCCGTTCTCCTCCTCAATGCCGACCGTGCCCTGATTGGCCTGGACGGTGATCTCCAGCAGGCGCGCAGCTTTTTGCACGAATGCACTGATGCCCAGGGGCACCGTGATCGTGAGCAGGATGCAACTGATGAAACTGCCGGTCAGAATAACCCAGGCCAGCCGGTGGCGGCTAAACCAGCGCGAATCGCTCATAAATAACGGACTCGAAAGTCATTGAATTCGCCGGCGGCGGCGGCCCATTCCGTCGTCACGTGTTCGACATCCGCCGCCGGTGAACCGCGATGGAGGAAGTCGACCAATTGCCGCAAGTCCGATTCCGCGCCCTCGGCCACCACCTGCACCGCGCCATCGGGCCGATTGGCTACCCAACCCACAAGCCGCAGGCCAACCGCTGCCCGCCGGGTGTATTCACGAAAATAAACGCCTTGCACCAGGCCGGTGACGGTGGCTTCCAGACGGACCGATGAATGCGGGAGCATGAGTGAATTATACCGTACTCCCTGTGGGCGGCTATGGAGCGGCGGCCGATAGTGGGCCAACGGTGGGGATCGCGCGGGCTACGCCTGCGCCGGGCCGGCCAATTGGCGCAGGAGTCGCCCGGCCAGCCCCGGCCCGCCGTAGATCATGGCCGTGTAGAGCTGCACCACCGACGCCCCGGCATCCAGCAGGCGGCGGGCATCGTCGGCATCGGCCACGCCGCCCACGCCGATTATGGGCAGAGCATCGCCCGCCTGCCGCCGCACGTGGCCGACCAGGGCCGGCGTTCGCGCGCGCAACGGCTGCCCGCTGAGGCCGCCCGCCTCGGTTTGCGCCGCCTCGGTCAGCCCGTCGCGCCCCAGCGTCGTGTTGGCGACGATGAGGCCGTCGATGCCGACCAGAGTGAGCGTGGCCAGCATGTCGTCAAGTTCGCTCGTGGTCACGTCGGGAGCGATCTTGACCCACAGCGGCCGCGGCGTCAGGCCATGCGTCTCGGCCAACTGCCGGTTTTCATCGACCAGCGCCCGTAGCAGATGCTCCAGATAGCGCCCGCCCTGTAGTTCGCGCAGGCCGGGCGTGTTGGGCGAACTGACGTTGACGGCCAGATAGTCGGCATAGACGTAGACGGCGCGCATGACAGCGGCGTAATCGCCGGCAGCCTCCTCCAATGGGGTCTCCTTCTGCTTGCCCAGACTGACGCCGACCACGTAGCCGCGCGCCTGCTCGCTTAGGGCGCGCAGGCGGGGTACGGCCGCGGCCACGCCGCCGTTGGGAAAACCCATGCGGTTAATCACCGCCCCATCGGCCGGCAGCCGGAAGATGCGCGGCCGGGGGTTGCCCGCCTGCGGCCGCGGCGTTAGCGTGCCGATCTCAACGTGGCCGAAACCCAACAACGCCAGCCCGGCCACAACCCGCGCGTCCTTGTCGAAGCCGGCGGCCACGCCCAACGGATTAGGAAAATGCAACGGGCCGATCTGAACCGGCTGCACGGGGATGTGGCCGGCGATCGCGCGCAGGGCCGCGCGGCCGGCCGGGTTGGATTGGGCCAGGGCCAGCGCGGTCAGCGTCCGGTCGTGGGCCGCTTCCGGGTCGATGCGTTTGACAACGGGGAAAAACAGCCGTTCGTAATAGGATCTACTCAACGCCCTCTCCTGTCTCGCGGTGGCGGATAAGTCGCCAGAACACCACCAATAACAACACCAGCGCCAGAGCCAACCCAGCGCGGCGGCCGGCCGATAGCCGGCGCTCGCGGCGCACGACGACAGCCACGGCCCGCGCCTCGCGGCTCCGGCTCAGCATGGCCCGCCAGTCGGGGATGGTCGCCCGGTCGGGCAGGCCATAGGCGGCGGCGACCAGCCCCAGGTAGGCGGCCGACTCGGCTGCCCACCGCTCGTCGTCCCAGCCCAGCTCCGGCTGGACGATGGCCCGGACGCGCGGCAACAGATCGACCCCGCCGCCCGGCAGCCACAGACCGACACGCACCCGGCGCAGCAGCAGATCATCCAGGTGGACCACGGCCTCGGCCCGCGCCGCCCAGCGCAACTCGGCCCAGACGGCCGGCGTGCCCGGAATCTGATCCCATTCGCCCGGTTGGGCCACCGCCGCCAGTTCGGCCACCCGCGCACCATAGTGCCCCAGTAACCGTCGCCGCGTCTCGGCGGGCATGGTCGCC is drawn from Candidatus Promineifilum breve and contains these coding sequences:
- a CDS encoding acylphosphatase, with product MLPHSSVRLEATVTGLVQGVYFREYTRRAAVGLRLVGWVANRPDGAVQVVAEGAESDLRQLVDFLHRGSPAADVEHVTTEWAAAAGEFNDFRVRYL
- a CDS encoding quinone-dependent dihydroorotate dehydrogenase; the encoded protein is MSRSYYERLFFPVVKRIDPEAAHDRTLTALALAQSNPAGRAALRAIAGHIPVQPVQIGPLHFPNPLGVAAGFDKDARVVAGLALLGFGHVEIGTLTPRPQAGNPRPRIFRLPADGAVINRMGFPNGGVAAAVPRLRALSEQARGYVVGVSLGKQKETPLEEAAGDYAAVMRAVYVYADYLAVNVSSPNTPGLRELQGGRYLEHLLRALVDENRQLAETHGLTPRPLWVKIAPDVTTSELDDMLATLTLVGIDGLIVANTTLGRDGLTEAAQTEAGGLSGQPLRARTPALVGHVRRQAGDALPIIGVGGVADADDARRLLDAGASVVQLYTAMIYGGPGLAGRLLRQLAGPAQA